A portion of the Gigantopelta aegis isolate Gae_Host chromosome 10, Gae_host_genome, whole genome shotgun sequence genome contains these proteins:
- the LOC121383990 gene encoding homeobox protein vab-15-like codes for MATALIETKKSLPKRSSFSIESLIGNQTTEPERSEGSPSPRDHRTRDSPSPEVENRCSAFTGNDMSLKHLANTFSGQMDVRLFQPLKMCNRLAPGLPMSPLVSQQMSTYTSFNPLMYSLDRAGHNPGHSWIHPGYPGFQHPRFPIGPHPSLFFHPYRKPKRNRTAFSPSQLLQLEQAFEKNHYVVGQERKQLASKLQLSETQVKVWFQNRRTKHKRTTTEDEASVTSQQDDGDVSSAIHEQDMDNEHAQALGRRESETYDSEKDSSFSDEELPVDVGT; via the exons atgGCAACGGCGTTAATAGAGACAAAGAAATCGTTGCCAAAGCGAAGCAGTTTTTCTATAGAATCTTTAATCGGAAACCAGACGACGGAGCCGGAAAGATCCGAGGGATCCCCAAGCCCCCGGGATCACAGAACAAGGGACTCCCCGTCCCCGGAGGTAGAGAACAGATGTTCGGCGTTCACGGGAAACGACATGAGTCTCAAACATTTAGCCAACACGTTCAGCGGACAGATGGATGTACGGTTGTTCCAGCCGCTCAAAATGTGCAATAGACTGGCCCCGGGGTTGCCGATGTCGCCGCTGGTCAGTCAGCAGATGTCGACGTACACGTCTTTCAACCCGTTGATGTACAGTCTCGACAGGGCAGGTCACAATCCGGGACATTCGTGGATCCATCCGGGCTACCCCGGATTCCAGCACCCCAGGTTTCCCA TTGGTCCACACCCGAGTTTATTCTTCCACCCGTACCGTAAACCGAAGAGAAACCGCACGGCGTTCTCTCCGTCACAGTTACTTCAACTGGAGCAGGCGTTTGAGAAGAACCACTATGTTGTCGGGCAGGAGAGAAAACAGCTGGCCAGTAAACTCCAGCTATCCGAAACACAG GTCAAAGTTTGGTTTCAAAACAGAAGAACAAAGCACAAGAGAACAACGACCGAAGACGAGGCTAGTGTGACGTCACAGCAGGACGACGGTGACGTATCATCGGCGATCCACGAACAGGACATGGACAATGAGCATGCGCAGGCACTAGGCCGGCGCGAAAGTGAAACTTACGACAGTGAAAAGGACTCGAGCTTTAGCGACGAAGAACTTCCTGTTGATGTTGGAACATAA